The Ignavibacteria bacterium genome contains the following window.
TCGAAGTATGCTATTTTCATATATCGTTCAGTTTTATTATAATTTAATCAAAGAACTGCAAATTATAGTAGATAAAAATAAAGCTATTCAGAGGAGAGTTCTTAAAAAAATGAATTAATAAATAAATCGGATCTGTTTATGGAAATAAATCAAGCTCGTTCTCAATTCCCATATCTAAAGACTGGAAAAATTTATTTCAATCATGCCGCAGTGAGCCCCATTCCGAAGTGCTCAGTTGATATTCTTAAAGAATATTTCAAAGTAAGAAGTGAAGGCGAAATTGAGAATTATTTTTCTTTTCAAAAAACAATACTAGAAACAAAAGAGCTGATTGGTAAAATGATAAATGCAGATAAATATCGAATTGCATTTATTGACAATACTTCTAATGGATTGAATATACTCGCTCAGGGATTAAATTGGAATCCTGGCGATAGAATTTTACTTTATGATGTTGAATTCCCTTCCAACGTTTATCCTTTTATGAATTTGAAAAAATATCGAGTGGAATTAGATTTTATTTCTCCTGTTAATGGTCGAATAGAATTAAGTCAAATTGAAGAAAATATTCGTCCAGAAACAAAGTTGCTGACAATAAGTCATGTGCAGTTTTTGAGTGGATTCCGTGCGGATTTGAAATCAATCGGCGAGTTTTGCCGATCCAAAGGAATTATTTTTTGTGTAGATGGAATCCAAGCAGTTGGTGCAGTTCCAGTTGATGTTAAAGAAATGAAAATAGATTTTATGTCGTGTGGTGTCTTCAAATGGCTTATGTCCGTTGAGGGAACTGCTTTTATTTTTTTAACCGAAGAAATTCAAGAACAGATTAATCAAAAATATGTTGGCTGGACGAGTGTAAAAAACGCATGGGATATTTTGAATTATGAACTTATTCTCGAAGACACAGCACGCCGATTTGAAACCGGCGCAATGAACTTTCCTGGAATTGCATCTCTTAACTCGGCACTTAAAATGTTTAACCTATTTGGATTAAATGAGATTCATAATAAGATCATTCTCAACTCGGAATACCTGATTAACAAGTTCGGCAAGATAGGAATTGACCCATC
Protein-coding sequences here:
- a CDS encoding aminotransferase class V-fold PLP-dependent enzyme, with amino-acid sequence MEINQARSQFPYLKTGKIYFNHAAVSPIPKCSVDILKEYFKVRSEGEIENYFSFQKTILETKELIGKMINADKYRIAFIDNTSNGLNILAQGLNWNPGDRILLYDVEFPSNVYPFMNLKKYRVELDFISPVNGRIELSQIEENIRPETKLLTISHVQFLSGFRADLKSIGEFCRSKGIIFCVDGIQAVGAVPVDVKEMKIDFMSCGVFKWLMSVEGTAFIFLTEEIQEQINQKYVGWTSVKNAWDILNYELILEDTARRFETGAMNFPGIASLNSALKMFNLFGLNEIHNKIILNSEYLINKFGKIGIDPSYKSRSSEELSGIVSFKIDNVDKINEKLLENDIQCAVREGYLRIAPHFYNDFSEFDKLIEVIKNSI